CTCTCTGCAAAGTCATAGCAGGGATTAGGGAAACTGAGGAGAAATTCTACTACCTCGTGCAGGAGGAGAAGAACTATAGGGAATCCCTGACCCACTGCCGGATCCGGGGCGGGATGCTGGCCATGCCAAAGGACGAAGCTGCCAACACACTCATCGCTGACTACGTTGCCAAGAGTGGCTTTTTCCGGGTGTTCATCGGGGTGAATGACCTTGAGAAGGAGGGACAGTATGTGTTCACAGACAACACTCCTCTGCAGAACTATAGCAACTGGAAAGAGGGGGAGCCCAGTGACCCCTACGGGCACGAGGACTGTGTGGAAATGCTGAGCTCAGGCAGATGGAATGACACAGAGTGCCATCTTACCATGTACTTTGTCTGTGAGTTtgtcaagaagaaaaagtaattCTGCTCACGCCGCACGCACTCGTTACTTCTCTGCGGCTATCACTGCAGTAATTTTTATG
This genomic window from Ursus arctos isolate Adak ecotype North America unplaced genomic scaffold, UrsArc2.0 scaffold_6, whole genome shotgun sequence contains:
- the COLEC10 gene encoding collectin-10 isoform X2, with protein sequence MGSFGALLRRNQSVLLVLFLLQIQSLGLDMDSRPTTEVCATHTIAPGPKGDKGEKGLPGIPGGKGKAGTVCDCGRYRKVVGQLDISVARLKTSMKFVKNVIAGIRETEEKFYYLVQEEKNYRESLTHCRIRGGMLAMPKDEAANTLIADYVAKSGFFRVFIGVNDLEKEGQYVFTDNTPLQNYSNWKEGEPSDPYGHEDCVEMLSSGRWNDTECHLTMYFVCEFVKKKK